A stretch of the Dichotomicrobium thermohalophilum genome encodes the following:
- the ppc gene encoding phosphoenolpyruvate carboxylase, which yields MTTAAAVHDPVSRLITDPEKDQPLEDDIRLLGKLLGDTVREQEGDELFGLIENIRRAAVRFYRRDDPSGRAEMTDLVSTLNPHQAIVVTRAFSYFSHFANMAEDEHHIRRTRAHAIAGSPPRPGSVAHALDRMLEAGWTADNIARFLDDALISPVLTAHPTEVRRQSTMRRELQMAELLDKLDRGGWTEEERQELLDKLRRAILGLWQTNLLRQTKLNVLDEVENGLSYYDYTFFKEVPRLHESLSDQLNTIRRGNQRQETHLYAGLAPESDNRDLACFLRIGSWIGGDRDGNPYVTEDILRETLDRHARKIIGYYQSELSKLEGELSLSSRLVNVSAELTALAEQYGEDNVHLDVEPYRRAIIVIRKRLAATEARLLGQASEPTNDQPAYERAADFAADLDTINASLLENGSGRLTRGRLRYLRRAVRCFGFHLASLDLRQNSAVHEQVVTELFAAVRPALDYAALDEDARIELLCSELQEPRPLVRRDWDYSDVTKRELAILECAAGGRARLGASAITTSIISNTESVSDLLELAVLLKETGLLTPAGAPGLQIVPLFETIADLRNCTGIMDRLLALPAYRRLLEARGNVQEVMLGYSDSNKDGGYFTSGWELHKAEEKLIDLFDKRGVRLRLFHGRGGAVGRGGGPSYEAILAQPEGAVNGQFRMTEQGEIISSKYTNPHLGRRNLETLVAATLEASLPSGPAANSISRTAPSLAQARDVMESLSQAAFQAYCALIYETPGFADYFWHSTVINEIATLNIGSRPASRKKLGRIEDLRAIPWVFSWSQSRVMLPGWYGFGTAVARWCEEHPREGMEILREIYRTTPFFRTQISNIDMVLAKTDMAIARCYAELVEDPGLRDHIFRQIEAEHERAVDAILSITGHDRLLAENPMLERSIRNRFPYIDPLNHLQIDLLRKHRAGDNDPKILRGIQLTINGIAAGLRNSG from the coding sequence ATGACCACCGCTGCCGCAGTGCACGATCCGGTCAGTCGCCTGATCACCGACCCGGAAAAGGATCAGCCGCTTGAGGATGATATCCGTCTGCTCGGCAAATTGCTCGGCGACACCGTCCGCGAGCAGGAGGGCGACGAGCTTTTCGGCCTGATCGAAAACATCCGCCGGGCGGCGGTGCGCTTCTACCGGCGGGACGACCCAAGCGGCCGCGCGGAGATGACCGACCTCGTCAGCACGCTCAATCCGCATCAGGCCATCGTCGTCACGCGCGCCTTCAGCTACTTCTCGCACTTCGCCAACATGGCGGAGGACGAGCACCACATCCGCCGCACCCGCGCCCATGCCATCGCCGGCTCGCCGCCGCGGCCCGGCTCGGTGGCGCACGCGCTCGACCGGATGCTGGAGGCCGGCTGGACGGCCGACAACATCGCCCGATTCCTCGACGACGCGCTCATCAGTCCGGTGCTGACCGCGCATCCGACCGAGGTGCGCCGGCAGTCGACCATGCGTCGCGAGCTTCAGATGGCCGAGCTGCTCGACAAACTCGACCGCGGCGGCTGGACCGAGGAAGAGCGCCAGGAACTCCTCGACAAGCTGCGCCGCGCGATTCTGGGCCTGTGGCAAACCAACCTTCTGCGCCAGACCAAGCTCAACGTGCTGGACGAAGTCGAGAACGGCCTCAGCTATTACGATTACACCTTCTTCAAGGAGGTTCCGCGCCTGCACGAGTCGCTGAGCGACCAACTCAACACAATCCGGCGCGGCAATCAGAGGCAAGAGACGCATCTTTACGCCGGACTGGCACCAGAATCGGACAACCGCGATCTCGCCTGTTTTCTGCGCATCGGAAGCTGGATTGGCGGGGACCGCGACGGCAACCCCTACGTGACAGAAGACATCCTCCGGGAAACGCTCGACCGGCACGCCCGCAAGATCATCGGCTATTACCAGTCGGAACTGTCGAAGCTGGAGGGGGAACTGTCGCTCTCCAGCCGGCTGGTGAACGTCTCGGCGGAACTGACCGCCCTCGCCGAACAGTATGGCGAGGACAACGTGCATCTGGACGTCGAGCCCTATCGCCGCGCGATCATCGTCATCCGCAAGCGGCTCGCCGCCACGGAGGCCCGGCTGCTTGGCCAGGCGAGCGAGCCGACAAACGATCAGCCCGCCTATGAACGGGCGGCCGACTTCGCCGCCGATCTCGACACGATCAACGCCTCCCTGCTGGAGAACGGCTCCGGCCGGCTGACACGCGGGCGCCTGCGCTATCTCCGCCGCGCGGTGCGCTGCTTCGGCTTCCATCTGGCAAGCCTCGACCTGCGGCAGAATTCCGCGGTCCATGAGCAAGTTGTGACGGAGCTGTTCGCCGCTGTTCGGCCCGCCCTGGACTACGCCGCGCTGGACGAGGACGCCCGGATCGAGCTGCTCTGCAGCGAGTTGCAGGAGCCGCGCCCGCTGGTCCGCCGCGACTGGGACTATTCCGATGTCACAAAGCGCGAACTTGCCATTCTGGAATGCGCGGCGGGCGGCCGGGCACGGCTTGGCGCCTCAGCGATAACGACGTCGATCATCTCGAACACCGAGTCGGTCTCCGATCTGCTGGAACTCGCGGTGCTTCTGAAAGAGACCGGGCTGCTCACCCCTGCGGGCGCGCCCGGCCTCCAGATCGTCCCGCTGTTCGAGACCATAGCCGACCTGCGCAACTGCACCGGCATCATGGACCGGCTGCTGGCGTTGCCCGCCTATCGCCGTCTGCTGGAGGCGCGCGGGAACGTACAGGAGGTCATGCTCGGCTACTCGGACAGCAACAAGGACGGCGGCTATTTCACCTCCGGCTGGGAGCTGCACAAGGCCGAGGAGAAACTCATCGACCTGTTCGACAAGCGCGGCGTGCGGCTGCGTTTGTTCCACGGGCGCGGCGGTGCCGTGGGCCGTGGCGGCGGGCCAAGCTACGAGGCGATCCTGGCGCAGCCCGAGGGCGCGGTGAACGGCCAGTTCCGCATGACCGAGCAGGGCGAGATCATCTCCAGCAAGTACACCAACCCGCATCTCGGACGACGCAACCTGGAAACCCTCGTGGCGGCGACGCTGGAGGCGTCGCTGCCGAGCGGGCCCGCAGCGAACAGCATCTCGCGCACAGCCCCGTCGCTGGCGCAAGCACGAGACGTGATGGAGTCGCTCTCACAGGCCGCGTTCCAGGCGTATTGCGCGCTCATCTACGAGACGCCCGGCTTCGCCGATTATTTCTGGCACTCGACGGTTATCAATGAGATCGCGACGCTGAACATCGGCTCGCGCCCGGCCTCGCGGAAGAAACTCGGACGCATCGAGGACCTGCGCGCGATCCCCTGGGTGTTCAGCTGGTCGCAGAGCCGAGTGATGCTACCCGGATGGTACGGCTTCGGCACGGCCGTGGCGCGCTGGTGTGAAGAGCACCCGAGGGAGGGCATGGAGATTCTGCGGGAGATTTACAGGACGACGCCCTTTTTCCGCACGCAGATCTCCAACATCGACATGGTGCTGGCCAAGACGGATATGGCCATTGCCCGGTGCTATGCCGAACTGGTCGAGGATCCCGGGCTGCGCGATCACATCTTCCGGCAAATCGAGGCTGAGCATGAACGCGCGGTCGATGCGATCCTCTCCATCACCGGCCACGACCGGCTGCTGGCGGAGAACCCGATGCTTGAGCGTTCGATCCGCAACCGCTTCCCCTATATCGATCCGCTCAACCACTTGCAGATCGATCTGCTGCGCAAGCACCGCGCCGGCGACAACGACCCGAAGATCCTGCGGGGCATTCAGCTTACCATCAACGGCATCGCGGCGGGCCTGCGCAACAGCGGTTGA
- a CDS encoding flavodoxin family protein yields the protein MTLHPKAEATCRNPPADYSDLKALFLSTTLKKDPEPSHTADLMGVSKAIMDSNSISTELLRLTDYQIAFGVYPDMTEHGWARDDWPDIQRKVMEADILVIGTPIWLGEESSVCRLAIERLYGYSGNLNDHGQSDYYGRVGGCIVTGNEDGVKHCAMTVLYALQHLGYVIPPQADAGWIGEAGPGPSYGDDGAGYDNDFTQRNTTFMTWNLIHMARVLKDAGGIPVHGNQRSEWAAGCRFDHPNPDYR from the coding sequence ATGACGCTTCATCCGAAGGCGGAAGCCACCTGCCGCAATCCGCCCGCCGACTATTCGGACCTGAAGGCCCTGTTTCTCAGCACGACCCTGAAGAAGGACCCGGAGCCCTCGCACACGGCTGACCTCATGGGTGTGTCCAAGGCGATCATGGACAGCAACAGCATCAGCACCGAACTGCTGCGCCTGACCGACTACCAGATCGCCTTCGGCGTGTACCCCGACATGACCGAACATGGCTGGGCCCGTGACGACTGGCCGGATATTCAGCGAAAGGTGATGGAGGCGGACATCCTGGTGATTGGCACGCCGATCTGGCTGGGCGAGGAATCCTCGGTCTGCCGCCTCGCCATCGAGCGGCTTTATGGCTATTCCGGCAATCTGAACGATCACGGCCAGTCTGATTATTACGGCCGTGTGGGCGGCTGCATCGTCACCGGCAACGAGGACGGCGTGAAGCACTGCGCGATGACCGTGCTCTATGCCCTGCAGCATCTTGGCTACGTGATTCCGCCGCAGGCCGACGCGGGCTGGATCGGCGAGGCCGGACCGGGACCGTCCTACGGCGACGACGGCGCCGGTTACGACAACGACTTTACCCAGCGCAACACCACCTTCATGACGTGGAATCTGATCCACATGGCCCGCGTGCTGAAGGACGCCGGCGGCATTCCTGTCCACGGCAACCAGCGGTCGGAATGGGCGGCTGGCTGTCGGTTTGACCATCCGAACCCGGACTATCGCTGA
- a CDS encoding TAXI family TRAP transporter solute-binding subunit — MMTCALRKVARLLAFSATLAISTWVMASGASAQDTGDQRLTPNEWRQQVNAGTVRIITKGAGCTCTELASDMAKVLNELGETRVLPILGVGSLQGMADVLYLEGIDMSIVQADALAYIKQNKLHQDVDGRIRYITKLHNSEVHLIARRDINSLAELDGKVVSFGEPGSGELITGRTILKLAGIEVEEVFRDRDKALEQLEDGQIDAMFIVTGKPADAVADLTKQQGLHLVPLEFTPELAQYYIPSEFTSTSYPNIIPEGEVVPTVAVGEVLAVYNWKPDTERYAKLERFVNAFFDKFEQFLAPSRHRKWKEVNLAAEVPGWQRFGPAERKLRQILAERRQQGGQNERQLFAAFVKSVAGENMSEQEIGELYRRFTEWVRQQ; from the coding sequence ATGATGACATGTGCGTTGCGAAAGGTCGCCCGGTTGCTGGCTTTCAGCGCTACGCTGGCGATCTCGACCTGGGTGATGGCATCCGGGGCGTCGGCGCAGGACACCGGAGATCAGCGGCTCACGCCCAATGAATGGCGCCAGCAGGTCAACGCCGGGACCGTTCGCATCATTACCAAGGGCGCCGGCTGCACATGTACCGAACTCGCCTCCGACATGGCCAAGGTGCTCAACGAACTCGGCGAGACGCGGGTGCTGCCGATCCTGGGCGTCGGCTCGCTTCAGGGCATGGCCGATGTGCTTTATCTGGAAGGCATCGACATGAGCATCGTGCAGGCCGATGCTCTGGCCTATATCAAGCAGAACAAACTCCATCAGGACGTCGACGGGCGCATCCGTTACATCACGAAGCTGCACAACAGCGAGGTTCACCTGATCGCACGCCGCGATATCAACTCGCTGGCAGAGCTGGACGGCAAGGTCGTCAGCTTCGGGGAGCCCGGATCCGGTGAACTGATCACCGGGCGCACCATTCTCAAGCTGGCCGGCATCGAGGTCGAGGAGGTCTTCCGCGACCGCGACAAGGCGCTTGAGCAGCTCGAAGACGGCCAGATCGACGCAATGTTTATCGTCACCGGCAAGCCGGCTGACGCCGTGGCCGACCTGACCAAACAGCAGGGGCTGCATCTCGTACCGCTGGAGTTCACGCCGGAGCTGGCGCAGTACTACATTCCTTCCGAATTCACGAGCACGAGCTATCCGAACATCATCCCCGAAGGCGAAGTCGTCCCGACCGTTGCGGTGGGCGAGGTGCTGGCCGTCTATAACTGGAAGCCCGACACCGAGCGCTATGCCAAGCTGGAGCGGTTCGTGAACGCGTTCTTCGACAAGTTCGAACAGTTCCTCGCGCCGTCGCGCCATCGCAAGTGGAAGGAAGTCAATCTCGCCGCCGAGGTGCCTGGCTGGCAGCGTTTCGGACCGGCCGAGCGGAAGCTGCGCCAGATCCTCGCCGAGCGCCGCCAGCAGGGCGGCCAGAACGAACGGCAGCTCTTCGCGGCATTCGTCAAGAGCGTCGCCGGCGAGAACATGAGCGAGCAGGAGATCGGCGAGCTTTATCGCAGGTTCACCGAGTGGGTACGGCAGCAATAG
- a CDS encoding sel1 repeat family protein, giving the protein MLGLLTMEGAALAETPGQVERAARLVEGEEVGVQGQRIAQNVSSGFAVAEISGPPKTPIPIRVQLPEINDGVYNFLVFQNLPGEFDMSAGFPVDDRWVVPLDEVSDLTVTAPQGYNGSFDLRVKLRIGGTEKSETRTVTVNISEPGAGERTAKANEATGSTGALSPETEAAMIQRAESMLQTRDVSGARNIYLFLVRKGSGKAAFGLARTYDPAYVEEIGVAGMDAADLEKAKKWYERAALLGHKEAQERLKVLAAGG; this is encoded by the coding sequence GTGCTCGGCTTGCTGACGATGGAGGGGGCAGCGTTGGCCGAGACACCCGGCCAGGTCGAACGGGCGGCGCGCCTGGTCGAAGGCGAGGAGGTCGGTGTTCAAGGCCAGCGCATCGCGCAGAATGTCTCCAGCGGTTTCGCTGTTGCCGAGATTTCCGGGCCGCCGAAAACGCCTATTCCGATCCGCGTGCAGCTGCCCGAAATCAACGACGGCGTTTACAACTTCCTCGTCTTCCAGAACCTCCCGGGTGAGTTCGATATGTCCGCCGGCTTTCCGGTCGATGACCGCTGGGTCGTGCCCCTTGACGAAGTGAGCGACCTCACCGTGACAGCGCCGCAGGGCTACAACGGCTCCTTCGATCTCCGGGTCAAGCTCCGCATCGGCGGCACGGAGAAGTCCGAGACGCGGACCGTCACGGTCAACATCTCCGAGCCCGGCGCCGGAGAACGCACCGCCAAGGCGAATGAGGCAACGGGCTCGACCGGGGCGCTGTCGCCGGAAACCGAAGCGGCGATGATCCAGCGCGCTGAGTCCATGTTGCAGACACGCGACGTTTCCGGCGCGCGCAACATTTATCTTTTCCTGGTGAGAAAGGGGAGCGGAAAGGCGGCCTTTGGCCTGGCACGCACTTATGACCCCGCCTATGTCGAGGAGATCGGGGTTGCTGGGATGGACGCCGCTGATCTGGAAAAGGCCAAGAAGTGGTATGAGCGCGCAGCGCTCCTCGGCCACAAAGAAGCGCAGGAGCGACTGAAAGTCTTGGCGGCGGGGGGCTGA